From Xylanibacter oryzae DSM 17970, a single genomic window includes:
- a CDS encoding S8 family peptidase — MNKYIVIILMMILCVLPSFSHEQAMRTVSYPGGKCYMYRIMLKDKYGTPFSLERPQKYLSERSIERRERQNIAIDSTDLPISPIYISEIEDRGIKIVSHSKWNNSLLVRSQNKNLLEGLSKLTFVKRIIKAWTSPDSVTINYKADHVRDEFNPWDSISGHKYGAAEEQIRMLNGIQLHEAGYKGRGMSIAVLDGGFMNANTIPCIKDINILGTRDFVYPKSEKFYGEQEHGTAVLSIMGARHPYIYIGTAPAASFWLLRCEDFQSESTAEEDYWAEAVEFADSVGVDVINSSLGYQNFDDESSSHTYEELNGITALISRTASMVAGKGMVLINSAGNDGMGTWKKINFPADAKDIITVGAVSPNGINAPFSSIGPTQDGRVKPDVMALGSPAQVISGRGTIISDMGTSFSAPIVAGLVACLWQALRDKTALQIIDIVRKSGNNYKTPNNIFGYGIPDFWKAYNYGINLNN, encoded by the coding sequence ATGAATAAATACATTGTCATAATATTAATGATGATATTATGCGTATTGCCTTCGTTCTCTCACGAGCAAGCAATGCGTACAGTTTCTTATCCAGGTGGGAAATGCTACATGTACAGAATTATGCTTAAAGATAAATACGGCACGCCATTTTCACTGGAAAGGCCACAGAAGTATTTATCAGAAAGATCAATAGAGAGACGCGAAAGACAAAATATTGCAATAGATTCTACAGATCTGCCTATTTCTCCTATATATATAAGTGAAATAGAAGACAGAGGAATCAAAATTGTAAGCCACAGTAAATGGAACAATTCATTATTAGTTCGCTCACAGAACAAGAACCTATTGGAAGGACTGTCCAAGTTAACTTTTGTAAAGAGAATAATAAAAGCATGGACTTCACCTGATTCTGTTACGATTAATTATAAGGCAGACCATGTTCGTGATGAATTTAATCCTTGGGATTCTATTTCTGGACATAAATATGGGGCTGCAGAAGAGCAGATTAGAATGTTAAACGGCATACAACTTCATGAAGCAGGATATAAAGGTCGTGGAATGAGCATTGCGGTTCTTGATGGCGGATTTATGAATGCAAATACTATCCCTTGCATTAAAGATATCAATATACTAGGAACAAGAGACTTTGTGTATCCTAAATCAGAAAAATTCTACGGAGAACAGGAACACGGAACTGCTGTTTTATCAATAATGGGAGCAAGACATCCTTATATATATATAGGTACAGCCCCTGCCGCGTCATTTTGGCTACTAAGATGTGAAGATTTTCAGTCTGAAAGTACTGCAGAAGAAGACTATTGGGCTGAAGCTGTAGAATTTGCCGATTCAGTTGGCGTAGACGTAATAAACAGTTCTTTAGGATATCAGAACTTTGACGATGAAAGCAGCAGCCATACATATGAGGAGTTAAATGGGATAACGGCACTTATATCTCGTACAGCATCTATGGTTGCTGGAAAAGGTATGGTTCTAATAAATAGTGCGGGTAATGATGGTATGGGAACCTGGAAGAAAATAAATTTCCCGGCAGATGCAAAAGATATAATCACTGTTGGTGCAGTAAGTCCGAATGGCATCAATGCTCCATTCAGTTCAATCGGACCAACTCAAGACGGAAGAGTAAAACCAGATGTAATGGCATTAGGAAGTCCTGCACAAGTAATATCAGGAAGAGGCACAATAATAAGCGATATGGGAACTTCTTTTTCTGCACCAATTGTAGCAGGACTTGTAGCTTGCCTATGGCAAGCACTTAGAGACAAAACGGCATTGCAGATTATCGATATAGTTAGAAAAAGCGGAAACAATTACAAAACCCCCAATAACATATTCGGTTATGGCATTCCAGATTTTTGGAAAGCTTATAATTATGGCATTAATTTGAACAATTAA
- the xseA gene encoding exodeoxyribonuclease VII large subunit: MHNAISLYELNSLVKEVIETTMSDEYWVEAELSEAHENGGHCYIELIEKDENGNTPIAKARAMVWRNTWNIIKPYFERVAGESLHSGMKVMLKLYPTFHPAYGFSYTVSDIDPTYTLGDMAKRRKEIIIKLKENGLFELNKELEIPMFTQRIAVISSNTAAGYGDFCKHLSENEHHLYFKTELFSATMQGESVESSIINALNQIYERIDDFDVVVITRGGGGTSDFSGFDTYTLAENVAQFPLPIITGIGHERDDTILDLISNVRVKTPTAAAEFLINRLEYVYQKIEDIKFNISNIAERKMEMEKMRLEKVASTIPSLFALIKIRQETHLDIVMQRIYNKMTHDINEAKHHLNILTDNIKPLCERITTNQRHKIEMLEQKTETLDPDKLLKRGYSITLYNGKAVRDAKLLKSGDEITTKLENGTVKSTIK; encoded by the coding sequence ATGCATAATGCTATTAGCCTATACGAACTGAACTCTCTTGTCAAAGAAGTTATCGAAACCACAATGTCTGATGAATATTGGGTGGAAGCTGAATTATCAGAAGCTCATGAAAATGGTGGACATTGCTATATTGAACTCATAGAGAAGGATGAGAATGGCAACACGCCTATTGCAAAAGCAAGGGCTATGGTATGGAGGAACACTTGGAATATTATTAAACCGTATTTCGAAAGAGTAGCAGGTGAGAGTCTTCATTCAGGAATGAAGGTTATGCTAAAATTATATCCAACCTTCCATCCTGCATATGGATTCTCATATACAGTGAGTGATATCGACCCGACTTATACACTTGGGGATATGGCGAAGCGAAGGAAGGAAATAATAATAAAGCTCAAAGAGAACGGTCTTTTTGAACTTAATAAGGAACTGGAGATTCCTATGTTCACTCAGAGAATTGCTGTTATATCTAGTAACACGGCTGCAGGATATGGTGACTTCTGCAAACATTTGTCCGAAAATGAGCATCACCTTTATTTCAAGACAGAACTATTCAGTGCTACAATGCAGGGGGAATCTGTTGAAAGCAGCATAATAAATGCACTCAACCAAATATACGAAAGGATTGATGACTTTGACGTTGTTGTAATTACAAGGGGTGGTGGTGGAACAAGCGATTTCTCAGGATTTGACACATACACACTTGCAGAGAATGTGGCTCAATTCCCATTGCCAATAATTACAGGAATTGGACATGAAAGAGATGATACAATCCTAGACCTTATATCAAACGTACGGGTAAAGACACCTACTGCTGCTGCAGAGTTTCTTATAAACAGACTTGAATACGTATATCAAAAAATAGAAGATATAAAGTTTAATATATCTAATATTGCTGAGCGTAAAATGGAAATGGAGAAAATGCGACTTGAAAAGGTAGCAAGTACTATCCCATCTCTTTTCGCGCTTATTAAGATAAGGCAAGAAACGCATCTGGATATTGTCATGCAAAGAATTTATAACAAAATGACCCATGATATTAACGAGGCAAAGCATCATCTAAATATCCTTACTGATAATATAAAGCCTTTGTGTGAAAGGATTACAACAAACCAAAGACACAAAATAGAAATGCTTGAACAAAAAACCGAGACTCTTGATCCAGACAAACTTCTAAAGCGCGGATATAGTATTACATTATATAATGGAAAAGCTGTACGTGATGCCAAGCTACTAAAGTCTGGTGATGAAATAACCACAAAACTTGAGAATGGAACTGTAAAATCTACAATAAAATGA
- the xseB gene encoding exodeoxyribonuclease VII small subunit, translating into MKKDITYEGAVRKLEEIVSKIENDELDIDMMVNELKEAKELIKFCKDKLTKTDEEIKKILESDEK; encoded by the coding sequence ATGAAAAAAGACATAACCTACGAAGGAGCTGTACGGAAACTGGAAGAAATCGTAAGCAAAATTGAAAATGATGAACTGGATATTGACATGATGGTCAATGAACTAAAAGAGGCCAAAGAACTCATTAAATTTTGTAAAGACAAGTTAACAAAAACAGACGAAGAAATAAAAAAGATACTTGAATCTGATGAAAAATAG
- a CDS encoding branched-chain amino acid aminotransferase, which yields MKDLDWSNLSFGYMPTDYNVRCYYRNGKWGEVEVCSETTLNIHMAATCLHYGQEAFEGLKAYRGKDGKVRVFRMDENAARLQSTCRGILMPEVPTELFEEMVKKVVRLNQDYIPTYESGATLYIRPLLIGTSAQVGVHPSTEYLFMIFVTPVGPYFKGGFSTNPYVIIREFDRSAPLGTGIYKVGGNYAASLLANKKAHDLGYACEFYLDAKEKKYMDECGAANFFGIKNNTYVTPKSTSILPSITNKSLMQLAEDYGMKVERRQIPEEELGTFEEAGACGTAAVISPISKIDDLETKKSYVISKDGKPGPISTKLYNHLRGIQYGDEKDKHGWVSIVIE from the coding sequence ATGAAAGATTTAGATTGGTCGAATTTATCTTTCGGCTATATGCCGACAGATTATAACGTTCGCTGCTATTATCGCAACGGTAAATGGGGAGAAGTTGAAGTTTGTTCTGAAACAACCCTAAACATTCACATGGCTGCAACTTGTCTGCACTACGGACAGGAAGCTTTTGAAGGCCTAAAAGCTTATCGTGGAAAAGACGGTAAGGTAAGAGTGTTCCGTATGGATGAGAATGCAGCCCGTCTACAAAGTACCTGTCGTGGTATTCTGATGCCAGAAGTTCCTACAGAATTATTCGAGGAAATGGTAAAGAAGGTGGTACGTCTGAATCAAGACTACATTCCTACTTACGAGAGTGGTGCTACACTTTATATACGTCCACTTCTTATTGGTACAAGCGCACAGGTTGGTGTACATCCTTCAACAGAGTATCTATTCATGATATTTGTGACTCCGGTAGGTCCTTATTTTAAAGGTGGATTCTCCACAAACCCTTATGTTATTATACGCGAGTTTGATCGCTCTGCTCCTCTTGGAACAGGTATATATAAGGTGGGAGGAAACTATGCAGCTAGTCTGCTTGCCAACAAAAAGGCTCACGACTTGGGTTATGCATGTGAATTCTACCTTGATGCCAAAGAGAAAAAATACATGGACGAATGTGGAGCAGCCAACTTCTTTGGCATAAAAAATAACACTTACGTTACGCCTAAGTCTACCAGCATACTGCCAAGTATCACTAATAAGAGTCTCATGCAGCTGGCAGAAGACTATGGAATGAAAGTAGAACGCCGTCAGATTCCAGAAGAGGAACTTGGTACATTCGAAGAGGCTGGTGCATGCGGAACAGCGGCTGTAATAAGTCCGATATCAAAAATTGATGACTTAGAAACAAAAAAGAGTTACGTCATAAGCAAAGACGGCAAACCAGGTCCAATATCTACCAAGCTATACAATCACTTACGTGGTATACAATATGGTGATGAAAAAGACAAGCACGGTTGGGTATCAATAGTAATTGAATAA
- a CDS encoding DUF975 family protein has product MDKISGYKDRAVESLTGKWGNAAIATLVFGLIYGGIPATFSFIFHSTNSCQMRFNEFGNIIQIALLPIAWGFEIMFLRNIRKEEKELDLGEMFEGFKDYVRILLTNLLRGVYTLLWMLLLIIPGFIKAYSYSMTNYILKDEPDLKYNSAIEKSMAMMEGHKMDLFLLDLSMIGWAILSVITCGIGFLFLTPYNMTAHAHFYEDLKAEEQQNIAE; this is encoded by the coding sequence ATGGATAAGATTTCAGGTTATAAAGACAGAGCGGTAGAATCGCTAACTGGTAAATGGGGCAATGCAGCCATTGCTACCCTTGTATTTGGATTAATATATGGGGGGATACCGGCAACATTCTCTTTTATTTTCCATTCAACAAACTCATGTCAAATGAGATTTAATGAATTCGGCAATATTATACAGATAGCATTACTACCTATCGCTTGGGGATTTGAAATAATGTTTCTGAGAAACATACGCAAAGAAGAAAAAGAACTTGACCTTGGCGAAATGTTTGAAGGATTCAAAGACTATGTCAGAATATTGCTGACCAATTTACTTAGAGGAGTATATACGCTGCTTTGGATGCTATTACTAATCATCCCCGGATTCATAAAGGCATACTCATACAGTATGACCAATTATATATTAAAGGATGAACCTGATTTGAAATACAATTCAGCTATAGAAAAGAGTATGGCAATGATGGAAGGCCATAAGATGGATTTATTCTTACTTGATTTAAGCATGATAGGATGGGCAATCCTCAGTGTTATAACATGTGGAATAGGATTTTTATTCCTTACACCATACAATATGACGGCTCATGCGCACTTCTACGAAGATCTGAAAGCTGAAGAGCAGCAGAATATTGCTGAATAG
- the trmB gene encoding tRNA (guanosine(46)-N7)-methyltransferase TrmB: MSKGKLQKFADMENYSNVFQYPFSVIEQVPFEMKGYWREQYFHNGNPIVLELGCGKGEYTVELAKLYPETNFIGVDIKGSRMWTGATQAIDEGLTNVAFLRTNIEIIERFFGKDEVQEIWLTFSDPQMKNAHKRLTSTFFMDRYRNFLVDNGIIHLKTDSNFLFTYTTYMAEKNKLDMIFRTEDLYHTDGIDDETRKILTIQTYYENQWIDRGLNIKYMKFRLIQSTPLVEPNVEIPLDDYRSYKRPKRSGLETSK; encoded by the coding sequence ATGAGCAAAGGAAAATTACAGAAATTCGCCGATATGGAAAACTATTCAAATGTTTTCCAATACCCTTTTTCGGTTATTGAACAAGTTCCATTCGAAATGAAAGGATATTGGAGAGAACAATATTTCCATAATGGTAATCCGATTGTACTGGAACTTGGATGTGGTAAAGGTGAGTATACAGTAGAACTGGCTAAGCTTTATCCTGAGACCAATTTCATTGGGGTTGATATAAAAGGTTCACGAATGTGGACCGGTGCTACGCAGGCTATAGATGAGGGCTTGACCAACGTAGCATTCTTACGCACAAATATAGAGATTATAGAACGGTTCTTCGGTAAAGATGAAGTACAAGAGATATGGCTTACATTCAGCGACCCACAAATGAAAAATGCTCATAAACGACTTACAAGTACCTTCTTTATGGATAGGTACCGTAATTTTTTAGTTGATAATGGTATAATACATCTTAAGACTGATAGTAACTTTCTTTTCACATATACGACATATATGGCTGAAAAGAATAAATTGGATATGATATTTAGAACAGAAGACTTATACCATACAGATGGAATAGATGATGAAACACGTAAAATATTAACCATACAGACCTATTATGAAAATCAATGGATAGACAGAGGTCTCAATATCAAATACATGAAATTCAGACTAATACAGAGTACGCCATTAGTTGAACCCAATGTAGAAATTCCACTAGATGACTATCGCAGCTATAAAAGGCCAAAGCGTAGCGGACTTGAAACAAGCAAATAA
- a CDS encoding RNA recognition motif domain-containing protein: MNIYVAHLSWDTTGDSLQNLFSQYGEVTSARIVTDRETGRSRGFGFVDMTNDEEGQKAIDSLNETDFEGRTINVSVARPREERRPNNYGNRGGGYGNNGGGYDRRRY; encoded by the coding sequence ATGAACATTTATGTTGCACATTTGAGCTGGGACACTACTGGTGACAGCCTGCAAAATCTTTTTTCACAGTATGGCGAAGTTACTTCAGCCAGAATTGTTACAGACCGCGAGACAGGTCGTTCACGTGGTTTCGGTTTCGTAGATATGACTAATGACGAAGAAGGTCAGAAAGCTATTGACAGCCTTAATGAGACAGATTTCGAAGGACGTACAATCAACGTTAGCGTTGCTCGCCCAAGAGAAGAAAGACGTCCTAACAACTACGGTAACCGTGGTGGTGGTTATGGAAACAACGGTGGTGGTTACGATCGCAGAAGATACTAA
- a CDS encoding TonB-dependent receptor, with protein sequence MKKLFYIIILMVCFSISSYADMANKKAMLSGKITDKVGGSALVGVSVYFPELKTGTVTNENGEYHMDNLPNVSTTVQVSYVGHQTIVKSINLQNTSNMDFVMKETNAMINEVVVTGLTGSSLMAKSPSPITIVSPSELLQQSSTNIVDAISKQPGISQITTGAGISKPVIRGLGYNRIAVVNDGVRQEGQQWGDEHGIEIDPQTVHSVEILKGPASLMYGSDAMAGVVIFREAPILPVGQIKANVSSEYQTNNGLFGYSLNMAGNNGGLVWNWRYSDKMAHDYKNKYDGYVYDSRFREHALSGLIGINRSWGYSHLTLDAYHLTPGIIEGEKSDDSPKSYGKGIPYQQVYHYKAVWDNSFLFSAGSIKATFAYQQNRRKEFEDEDNPDQCGLNFLLHTVNYDVHYVTPENKDWKVATGVNGMYQRSLNEGTEFLVPAYNLFDFGMFATVERDFGKLNVSGGLRYDKRHIHAEHLDEDGVARFNSLSKSFDGVTGSLGAVYNILENLNMRLNLSRGFRSPNISELASNGVHEGTVRYEMGNENLKPENSWQLDFGVDYNTPVISTTLSLFANRINNYIFAEKESDASGNPVIKDGVPTYQFVSGDARILGGEATVDIHPVERLHFENSFSYVNSVQLHQPDDSKYLPFTPAPRWNSELRYDFIRDGKCLNNTYASVSTECDLRQNHFYAANNTETATPSYTLLNAAVGTDIMHSGHKILSVFLTANNITDRAYQSHLSRLKYTGLNPVTGREGVYNMGRNFGIKILVPIDL encoded by the coding sequence ATGAAAAAATTATTCTATATCATTATTTTAATGGTATGCTTTAGCATATCATCGTATGCCGATATGGCAAATAAGAAAGCGATGCTTTCGGGTAAAATTACAGATAAAGTTGGTGGAAGTGCTCTTGTTGGAGTTAGCGTATATTTCCCTGAACTAAAAACAGGTACAGTAACTAATGAGAATGGTGAATACCATATGGATAATCTACCCAATGTAAGTACTACGGTACAGGTTAGTTACGTAGGACATCAGACTATCGTGAAAAGTATTAATCTACAAAACACCAGTAATATGGACTTTGTGATGAAAGAGACTAATGCAATGATAAACGAGGTTGTAGTAACAGGCCTGACAGGCAGTTCGTTAATGGCAAAATCACCATCACCAATAACAATAGTATCACCAAGCGAACTATTGCAGCAGTCTTCTACAAACATAGTAGATGCGATATCCAAACAACCTGGTATTTCTCAGATAACGACAGGTGCCGGTATTTCTAAGCCGGTAATAAGAGGACTTGGATATAACCGAATAGCTGTAGTTAATGATGGCGTACGTCAGGAAGGTCAGCAGTGGGGAGACGAACATGGTATTGAGATTGATCCTCAGACGGTGCATTCGGTTGAGATTTTAAAAGGTCCGGCCAGTCTTATGTACGGTTCTGACGCAATGGCAGGAGTCGTAATCTTCCGTGAAGCTCCAATACTTCCGGTTGGTCAGATTAAGGCCAATGTATCATCTGAATATCAAACAAATAACGGATTGTTTGGCTACTCTCTTAATATGGCCGGTAATAACGGAGGTTTAGTATGGAATTGGCGTTACAGTGATAAGATGGCTCATGACTATAAGAACAAGTATGATGGATATGTATATGATTCTCGTTTTAGAGAACATGCACTTTCCGGATTAATCGGTATAAACAGAAGCTGGGGATATTCTCATCTTACTCTAGATGCATATCATCTTACTCCGGGTATAATAGAAGGAGAAAAAAGTGATGATTCGCCTAAATCATACGGTAAGGGAATTCCGTATCAGCAAGTTTATCACTACAAGGCTGTATGGGATAACTCATTCTTGTTTTCAGCAGGTAGCATAAAAGCAACTTTTGCCTATCAGCAAAACAGACGTAAAGAATTTGAAGACGAGGATAATCCAGACCAGTGTGGACTGAACTTTTTGTTGCATACTGTCAACTATGATGTGCATTATGTAACTCCTGAGAATAAAGATTGGAAAGTTGCAACAGGTGTAAACGGAATGTATCAACGTTCACTTAATGAAGGTACTGAGTTTTTGGTACCGGCATACAATCTTTTTGATTTTGGAATGTTTGCTACCGTAGAGCGTGATTTCGGAAAGTTGAATGTAAGTGGAGGACTTCGTTATGATAAACGTCATATCCATGCTGAACATTTAGATGAAGATGGAGTAGCAAGATTTAACTCATTGTCAAAGAGTTTTGATGGCGTAACAGGAAGTCTTGGGGCTGTTTATAACATATTGGAAAATCTTAATATGAGATTGAATCTATCAAGAGGATTCCGATCTCCAAATATTAGTGAATTAGCATCTAATGGTGTACATGAAGGTACTGTAAGGTATGAAATGGGTAACGAGAACTTAAAACCAGAAAATAGTTGGCAACTTGATTTCGGTGTAGATTACAATACACCTGTAATTTCAACCACATTGTCTCTTTTTGCCAATCGAATAAATAATTATATATTCGCCGAAAAAGAATCAGATGCTAGTGGTAACCCTGTAATAAAAGACGGCGTACCTACATATCAATTTGTTTCAGGTGACGCGAGAATTCTAGGTGGAGAGGCTACCGTAGATATCCATCCAGTTGAGAGATTACATTTTGAGAATTCATTCTCTTATGTCAACTCTGTACAATTGCATCAGCCAGATGATTCAAAATACTTACCTTTCACACCTGCTCCTAGGTGGAATTCTGAATTACGCTACGATTTTATAAGAGATGGTAAGTGTCTTAATAATACTTATGCATCTGTAAGTACAGAATGTGATTTGAGACAGAATCATTTCTATGCAGCTAACAATACAGAGACTGCTACACCATCGTATACATTGCTTAATGCCGCAGTAGGAACTGACATAATGCATTCGGGTCATAAGATATTATCTGTATTCCTTACAGCTAATAATATTACAGACAGAGCGTATCAAAGTCATTTGAGCCGTCTTAAGTATACCGGACTTAATCCTGTAACAGGTAGAGAGGGTGTGTACAATATGGGACGTAACTTTGGTATAAAGATTCTTGTACCAATTGACTTGTAA
- a CDS encoding FMN-binding protein — MKRKITIISAAILSSVFVCGTSFAVINSKADANIMTKNGSTYVVNTTQLCKNIKGFKGATPLIIYIKSNTVVKIQPLQNMDTPNFFNRATKSLESYYIGKKVNKIINADVDAVSGATYSSKSIIQNVKSGLEYYNRNK; from the coding sequence ATGAAAAGAAAAATAACAATAATTTCGGCAGCTATACTTAGCAGTGTATTCGTATGCGGAACGTCATTCGCAGTAATCAACAGTAAAGCAGATGCCAATATTATGACTAAAAATGGTAGCACATATGTAGTAAACACGACCCAACTATGCAAAAACATAAAGGGATTTAAAGGGGCTACACCGCTTATTATTTACATAAAATCAAACACAGTAGTCAAGATACAGCCATTACAAAACATGGATACTCCTAATTTCTTTAACAGGGCAACGAAGTCCTTAGAATCTTATTACATTGGTAAAAAAGTAAATAAGATTATCAATGCCGATGTCGATGCTGTTTCGGGGGCGACTTATTCTTCAAAATCAATTATCCAAAATGTAAAATCAGGACTGGAATATTATAATAGGAATAAATAG
- a CDS encoding TonB-dependent receptor domain-containing protein, with translation MKKILLLAAFIVMVANVSVAQQNVLIESADSTRNVADSVKLNEITIISNNRILTKTGGTIVAKVNNTELSSAGTGRDVLKHIPGIKVTDDAYEVTGKGNTEIYIDSHKVNSVSEIDRLESKNINRVEVIRQPGSEYGANVMGVIRIITNNMTTKKMSVDGMSRNSYGRNFSNCEKLSIDYKPGKLSLGGMLYYSLDHDKRIMEPLYDINTTDILKVKANTDIIDKGNTAYFQATAGYEFDKNNSIGVLYEYGYSPDFSMKENSSYCAIRNGISTGLTEENYITKIKNADHLINVYYIGHINNWKVNFNSDIVASYEKTDQNGLDGKDIIIETNAKNFSNLYAEKLNFSHNILGGEIKFGGDVSFISRRSRFRNPQNILPESDNKIHESREGAFTEYSITAGSIGVNAGLRYEHTDNKYWDSGILIQQQSRTYNDWLPTLSVDFPIGVIHSSVSYTVKKNRPSFNRLQSNLNYNNSYIYEGGNPLLIAETDKNAEWDLSYKWIVLQLSYKYAKNFIDFDGRSYDKNPDVAIFSITNYNHAQFANASLYLSPVIKCWSPVFGIDFTKPFFTAMNKGESKKMDNPTFNFTFNNSLTVFKNCIVNLDMNYNTGGDYGPCHSDPFQTISFGIRKSFLKKSLDVQLQMNDIFVCHNDYSLYSNKLVYSKSTIPDSRQALLTIRYTFNPQKSDRHVNHVSDEDINRIK, from the coding sequence ATGAAGAAAATTTTATTATTAGCAGCATTTATCGTTATGGTTGCTAATGTATCTGTTGCTCAACAGAATGTATTAATAGAATCTGCAGATAGCACTAGAAATGTAGCAGACAGCGTAAAACTTAATGAAATTACTATTATATCTAATAATAGGATACTTACTAAAACAGGAGGTACTATTGTAGCCAAAGTTAATAACACTGAATTATCGTCTGCCGGTACCGGACGAGATGTACTGAAGCATATTCCCGGTATAAAGGTTACTGATGATGCTTATGAAGTTACAGGGAAAGGCAATACCGAAATTTATATAGACAGCCATAAAGTAAATAGTGTTTCAGAAATAGATCGGCTCGAATCAAAAAATATAAATAGGGTGGAGGTTATAAGACAACCAGGTTCTGAATATGGTGCTAACGTTATGGGAGTTATAAGAATTATTACCAATAATATGACTACAAAAAAAATGAGTGTAGACGGGATGAGTAGAAATTCTTATGGTCGCAATTTTAGTAATTGTGAGAAATTGAGTATAGACTATAAGCCTGGAAAACTAAGTTTGGGAGGAATGTTATATTACTCACTTGATCATGACAAACGCATAATGGAACCTTTATACGATATAAATACAACTGACATATTGAAAGTAAAAGCGAATACGGATATTATTGATAAAGGAAACACTGCGTATTTTCAGGCAACTGCCGGATATGAATTTGATAAGAACAATTCAATTGGCGTGTTATACGAATATGGCTATAGTCCGGATTTTTCTATGAAAGAAAATTCTTCTTATTGTGCAATTCGTAATGGTATAAGTACAGGTCTTACAGAGGAGAACTACATAACAAAAATCAAGAATGCAGATCATCTTATAAATGTATACTATATAGGACATATTAATAATTGGAAAGTCAATTTTAATTCTGATATAGTAGCAAGTTATGAAAAAACAGATCAAAATGGTCTTGACGGGAAAGACATAATAATAGAAACAAATGCAAAAAACTTCAGCAATCTTTATGCAGAGAAACTCAATTTTAGTCACAATATTTTGGGTGGTGAAATAAAATTTGGTGGCGACGTCTCTTTTATAAGTCGTAGAAGCAGATTTCGTAATCCACAGAACATTTTACCAGAATCTGATAACAAAATACATGAAAGCAGAGAGGGTGCATTCACAGAATATTCTATTACAGCAGGAAGCATAGGCGTAAATGCAGGATTGCGTTATGAACATACGGATAATAAGTATTGGGATTCAGGCATACTTATTCAACAGCAGAGTCGTACGTATAACGATTGGCTGCCAACTCTGTCTGTTGATTTCCCTATTGGCGTTATACATTCGTCAGTGAGTTATACAGTTAAGAAAAACCGACCATCATTCAATAGATTACAAAGTAATTTAAATTATAACAATAGTTACATTTATGAAGGGGGAAATCCTCTGCTTATAGCCGAAACTGATAAAAATGCAGAGTGGGACTTATCATACAAGTGGATAGTTCTTCAACTATCATATAAATACGCTAAGAATTTTATTGACTTTGATGGCAGGTCATATGATAAGAATCCGGATGTTGCTATCTTTTCAATAACGAACTATAATCATGCACAGTTTGCAAATGCGTCTTTGTATTTGTCTCCAGTAATAAAATGCTGGAGCCCCGTATTTGGAATAGATTTCACAAAACCATTCTTTACTGCTATGAATAAAGGTGAAAGTAAGAAAATGGATAATCCTACATTCAACTTTACATTTAATAATTCATTAACAGTATTTAAAAACTGTATTGTAAATCTTGACATGAATTACAATACAGGTGGTGATTACGGTCCATGCCATAGTGATCCTTTCCAGACAATAAGTTTTGGAATAAGGAAAAGTTTCTTAAAAAAATCACTTGATGTTCAGTTACAGATGAATGATATCTTTGTATGCCATAATGATTATAGCCTTTATAGTAATAAGTTGGTATATAGCAAGAGCACAATACCTGATTCTAGGCAGGCATTATTAACTATAAGATATACATTCAACCCGCAAAAATCTGATAGGCATGTAAATCATGTATCGGATGAGGATATAAATAGAATCAAATGA